In Calothrix sp. PCC 7507, one DNA window encodes the following:
- a CDS encoding IS110 family transposase yields MENIAQWVGIDVSKATLDVYIRPMGKAFSVANTEVEISHLVEELKSANLNLIVLEATGGLETELVIQLQAAFLPVALINPRQGRDFAKATGKLAKTDAIDAKILAHFGEAMKPQRLPIESETARQLSELISRRRQLVEMQTAEKNRRSRARGKALADIEAHIEYLEQRLKQLNQEIEELTQNNQQWIDKINLLKTTPGIGQVISTTLVSDLPELGKLTAKQISRLVGVAPINHDSGQHKGKRMINGGRAHVRATLYMGAVVAMRHNPVIKAFYERLVERGKSKKLALTACVHKMLVILNAMVRDNLPWCISDNFQPIVNA; encoded by the coding sequence ATGGAAAACATTGCTCAATGGGTAGGCATTGATGTCAGTAAAGCTACTCTAGATGTTTATATCCGTCCAATGGGTAAAGCATTCTCTGTAGCAAACACAGAAGTAGAAATATCTCATTTAGTAGAGGAACTCAAATCCGCTAATTTAAATCTGATTGTATTGGAAGCAACAGGAGGGTTAGAAACAGAGCTAGTAATTCAATTACAAGCTGCATTTTTACCAGTTGCATTAATCAATCCACGCCAGGGGCGAGATTTTGCTAAAGCTACAGGAAAGCTTGCCAAAACTGATGCTATTGATGCCAAAATTTTGGCACATTTTGGGGAAGCAATGAAACCCCAAAGATTACCAATTGAATCAGAAACTGCGCGTCAATTGAGCGAATTAATTAGTCGGAGAAGACAATTAGTCGAAATGCAGACGGCAGAAAAAAATCGCCGTTCACGCGCTCGTGGAAAAGCATTGGCTGATATTGAAGCTCATATTGAATATCTTGAGCAACGTCTAAAACAACTCAATCAAGAAATTGAAGAATTGACGCAAAACAATCAACAATGGATTGATAAAATTAATTTACTCAAAACTACTCCAGGCATTGGCCAAGTAATTTCGACAACTCTGGTTTCGGATTTACCAGAACTGGGTAAGCTAACTGCCAAACAAATCTCGCGTCTAGTTGGCGTTGCACCAATTAATCATGATAGTGGGCAACACAAAGGTAAGCGTATGATTAATGGTGGTCGCGCCCATGTTCGTGCCACTCTTTATATGGGTGCTGTGGTTGCTATGCGTCATAATCCCGTAATCAAAGCTTTTTATGAACGTCTTGTTGAACGTGGTAAATCCAAAAAACTTGCTCTGACCGCTTGCGTTCATAAAATGTTAGTCATTTTAAATGCAATGGTTCGAGATAATTTGCCTTGGTGCATTTCTGATAACTTTCAACCAATTGTTAACGCGTAA
- a CDS encoding NAD(+) kinase — translation MQLKQVIIAYKARDAQSKRWAELCAKQLENRQCHVLMGPSGPKDNPYPVFLASAVQPIDLALVLGGDGTVLTSARHLAPAGIPILGVNVGGHLGFLTESVEEFQDTEKVWDRLFEDRYAVQRRMMLQAAVFEGHRTNLEPVTERYLALNEMCVKPASADRMITSILEMEIDGEVVDQYVGDGLIISTPTGSTGYTVSASGPIMHDGMEAITITPICPMSLSSRPLVLPPGSVVSIWPLGDYDLSTKLWTDGVLATSIWPGHRVDVRMADCRAKFIILRENNSYYQTLREKLLWAGTRVRYSNNHRN, via the coding sequence GTGCAACTCAAGCAGGTAATTATTGCTTATAAGGCGCGAGATGCCCAGAGCAAACGCTGGGCAGAACTCTGTGCCAAACAGCTAGAAAATCGCCAGTGTCATGTGTTGATGGGACCCAGCGGGCCAAAAGATAACCCATATCCGGTGTTTTTGGCTTCCGCAGTTCAACCAATTGACCTGGCTTTGGTACTTGGTGGTGATGGCACCGTTTTAACCAGTGCTAGACATTTAGCCCCAGCTGGCATCCCCATTCTGGGGGTGAATGTGGGCGGTCATCTGGGGTTCTTAACTGAGTCAGTGGAAGAGTTTCAGGATACGGAAAAAGTTTGGGATCGGCTATTTGAGGATCGCTATGCTGTCCAGAGACGAATGATGTTGCAAGCAGCAGTGTTTGAGGGTCATCGCACAAATTTAGAACCAGTAACTGAGCGTTATCTGGCTTTAAATGAAATGTGTGTCAAACCTGCTTCCGCCGATCGCATGATTACCTCTATCCTGGAAATGGAAATTGACGGTGAAGTAGTCGATCAATATGTTGGAGATGGACTGATTATTTCCACTCCTACAGGTTCTACTGGTTATACCGTGTCTGCCAGTGGCCCAATTATGCATGATGGTATGGAGGCAATTACCATCACTCCCATTTGCCCCATGAGTCTTTCTAGTCGCCCCCTTGTCCTACCCCCTGGTTCTGTCGTCAGCATCTGGCCCTTGGGTGATTACGACTTGAGTACCAAGTTGTGGACTGATGGGGTATTGGCTACTTCAATTTGGCCCGGACATCGCGTTGATGTGCGAATGGCTGATTGTCGGGCTAAATTTATTATTCTGCGGGAGAACAATTCATACTATCAGACATTGCGGGAGAAATTACTTTGGGCAGGTACTAGGGTTCGCTACAGTAATAATCACCGGAATTGA
- the nuoK gene encoding NADH-quinone oxidoreductase subunit NuoK, with translation MQLQYFLILAAALFCIGIYGLITSRNAVRVLMSIELLLNAVNLNLMAFSNFLDSTLIKGQVFTVFVITVAAAEAAVGLAIVLAIYRNRDTVDMEQFNLLKW, from the coding sequence ATGCAACTCCAGTACTTTTTAATACTTGCAGCAGCTTTATTTTGTATCGGCATCTATGGTTTAATCACCAGCCGTAACGCCGTGCGGGTGCTAATGTCAATTGAGTTGCTGCTGAATGCTGTTAATCTGAATTTAATGGCATTTTCCAACTTCCTAGATTCAACATTAATTAAGGGTCAGGTTTTCACAGTCTTTGTGATCACCGTGGCCGCAGCCGAGGCGGCGGTGGGTTTAGCGATCGTGCTGGCCATATATCGCAACCGCGACACCGTCGATATGGAGCAGTTCAATCTCCTGAAGTGGTAA
- a CDS encoding GNAT family N-acetyltransferase has translation MEISYRHIDYPLSPASFPTNFPVLQSKNYILRLASTDEELESIFRLRFEVFNLELGLGFSTSSHTQMDRDKFDAVCHHLLLISKLTGQTIGTYRMQSYTMASQGLGFDAADVFDLNGIPDDVLQVSVEVGRACIAKDYRHSQALLLLWEGLANYLIWSKSKYFFGCASLLTQSTWQAACAYHYFRQNNLMHPSILVHPNAGYSLEINQECPDSCNVSIPNIVQAYLNIGAKICSLPAIDQEFQTIDFLTISDIEEFARWQSQICLRK, from the coding sequence ATGGAAATTTCTTACCGCCACATCGATTACCCACTTAGTCCTGCTTCCTTCCCCACAAATTTTCCTGTCCTGCAAAGTAAAAACTATATCCTACGGCTAGCCTCAACTGATGAAGAATTAGAATCTATTTTCCGCTTGCGCTTTGAAGTTTTTAATCTTGAACTTGGTTTGGGATTTTCTACTTCTAGCCATACCCAAATGGATAGAGATAAATTTGATGCAGTTTGTCATCATTTGCTGCTTATTTCTAAACTGACTGGTCAAACGATAGGCACTTATAGAATGCAAAGCTACACAATGGCTTCGCAAGGGCTAGGTTTTGATGCTGCTGATGTTTTTGATCTGAATGGCATTCCTGATGATGTACTTCAAGTATCTGTGGAAGTTGGGCGTGCCTGCATAGCTAAAGATTATCGCCATAGTCAAGCGCTTTTATTACTATGGGAAGGGTTAGCAAATTATCTCATCTGGAGTAAAAGCAAATATTTTTTTGGTTGTGCTTCACTACTAACTCAAAGTACTTGGCAAGCTGCTTGTGCTTATCATTATTTTCGGCAGAATAATTTGATGCATCCAAGTATTTTAGTGCATCCAAATGCCGGATATTCCTTAGAAATTAATCAAGAGTGTCCAGATTCTTGTAATGTTAGCATTCCTAATATTGTCCAAGCATACTTAAACATTGGAGCCAAAATATGCAGCTTGCCGGCTATTGACCAAGAGTTTCAAACTATTGATTTTTTAACTATATCGGATATTGAAGAGTTTGCTAGATGGCAATCACAGATTTGTCTGAGAAAATAA
- the ndhI gene encoding NAD(P)H-quinone oxidoreductase subunit I, with amino-acid sequence MLKFLKQVGDYAKEAVQAGRYIGQGLSVTFDHMRRRPITIQYPYEKLIPGERFRGRIHFEFDKCIACEVCVRVCPINLPVVDWEFDKASKKKKLNHYSIDFGVCIFCGNCVEYCPTNCLSMTEEYELSTYDRHELNYDNVALGRLPYKVTNDPMVTPLRELVYLPKGVMEPHDLPADSPRPGSRPEDLVEKNS; translated from the coding sequence ATGCTAAAGTTCCTGAAGCAAGTTGGTGATTACGCCAAAGAAGCAGTACAAGCAGGACGTTACATTGGTCAAGGCCTATCTGTCACCTTCGACCACATGCGGCGACGTCCGATTACCATCCAATACCCCTACGAAAAACTAATTCCTGGCGAAAGATTTCGCGGTAGAATTCACTTTGAATTTGACAAATGTATCGCCTGTGAAGTTTGTGTGCGCGTTTGTCCGATCAATTTGCCTGTAGTGGATTGGGAATTTGACAAAGCCAGTAAAAAGAAAAAACTCAACCACTACAGCATTGATTTCGGAGTTTGTATTTTCTGCGGTAACTGTGTGGAATATTGCCCAACTAACTGTCTATCAATGACGGAAGAATATGAGCTTTCCACCTACGATCGCCACGAATTAAACTATGACAACGTCGCCTTGGGTCGTTTGCCCTACAAAGTCACCAATGACCCAATGGTGACACCGCTGCGGGAACTAGTTTACCTACCCAAAGGTGTCATGGAACCCCACGACTTACCCGCCGACTCACCCCGCCCTGGCTCCCGTCCAGAAGACCTAGTAGAAAAAAACAGTTAA
- a CDS encoding glycosyltransferase family 39 protein: MQYLKNAPTWLRFLIVFMLVLGIFFRLFNLEHKVYWHDEVYTSMRAAGFTRQEIDKEIFQNQIIPVSELQKYQRLKPGSTAVDTIKSLEIEDPQHPPLYFLMARLWMQVFGPSLTASRTLPALLSLLALPLMYGLGIELFTSRTAALLATALVALSPFDILFAQTARQYSLLTVAVIGSSFLLLRALRLSTWQNWGLYILANTLGLYTHPFFGLTLIAQGTYALLLMTVKTSKNTTVSRNYIELSTLIAIASSLILYIPWLLVLKNNYQRVSDTTNWTRAIVDFLYLVKLWILSFTALFLDLDFGFNSIFTYLLRLLVLLLIASAIYTVCRQTNRPTWLFILTTIFVPFLLLVVPDLLLGGKRSAVSRYLISCYPGVQLAVAYLLATKILQRRRFWQGITLLLITGSIASSTVSAFSDTWWSKDLSYSNGEIARRINTINSPVLISDIGDDFTNTGDLISLSYLLHQDVQLLLVKTPKLEELNMISSVAKKSQTFFFRPSQKLVEAIKQEQLQMLPIFAPGRLWQLKN, from the coding sequence ATGCAGTATCTCAAAAATGCTCCGACTTGGTTGCGGTTTTTGATTGTCTTCATGTTGGTACTAGGCATCTTTTTTCGTTTATTTAATCTTGAACATAAAGTCTACTGGCATGATGAAGTTTACACCTCTATGCGAGCTGCTGGTTTCACTCGCCAAGAAATAGACAAAGAAATCTTTCAAAATCAAATTATCCCGGTGTCAGAGTTACAGAAATATCAGCGTCTGAAGCCAGGAAGTACCGCAGTAGACACAATCAAATCTCTAGAGATTGAAGACCCACAGCATCCGCCTTTATACTTTCTTATGGCTCGATTGTGGATGCAGGTGTTTGGCCCTTCTCTAACTGCATCCCGCACCTTGCCGGCTTTATTAAGCTTGCTGGCATTACCTTTGATGTATGGTTTAGGAATAGAGCTTTTTACCTCACGAACAGCAGCTTTATTAGCAACAGCACTTGTAGCTTTATCTCCCTTCGATATCTTATTTGCTCAAACAGCAAGACAATACAGCTTGCTGACAGTTGCAGTGATTGGTAGTAGTTTTTTACTGCTAAGGGCCTTGCGTTTATCAACTTGGCAAAACTGGGGATTATATATTCTGGCAAATACATTAGGCCTATATACTCATCCTTTTTTTGGTTTAACGCTGATTGCTCAAGGAACTTATGCGTTGTTGCTGATGACAGTTAAAACCAGTAAAAATACGACCGTATCAAGAAATTATATAGAACTCAGTACTTTAATAGCGATCGCATCTTCACTCATCTTGTATATTCCTTGGTTGTTGGTGCTGAAAAATAACTATCAGCGTGTATCTGATACTACCAACTGGACTAGAGCAATAGTAGATTTTCTTTACTTAGTAAAACTGTGGATTCTCAGCTTTACTGCTCTGTTTTTAGACTTAGACTTTGGCTTTAATAGTATTTTTACTTATCTGCTGAGGTTACTAGTTCTCCTACTCATTGCATCAGCCATTTACACAGTTTGTCGCCAAACCAATCGCCCAACATGGTTATTTATCTTGACGACAATTTTTGTCCCTTTTCTATTGTTAGTTGTGCCAGATTTACTGTTAGGAGGTAAACGCTCCGCTGTCAGTCGTTATCTAATTTCTTGCTATCCTGGAGTGCAACTGGCAGTTGCTTACTTATTGGCAACAAAAATTTTGCAGAGGCGGCGTTTTTGGCAAGGTATAACTCTCTTGCTAATTACAGGTAGTATTGCATCATCTACAGTCAGTGCTTTCTCAGATACTTGGTGGAGCAAGGATTTAAGTTATTCTAATGGCGAAATTGCTCGGCGGATAAATACAATTAATTCCCCAGTTTTAATCAGCGATATTGGAGATGATTTTACTAATACAGGTGATTTAATTTCTTTGAGCTATTTACTGCATCAAGATGTCCAATTACTCCTGGTGAAAACTCCTAAACTAGAGGAATTAAATATGATATCTTCAGTAGCAAAAAAATCTCAGACATTCTTTTTTCGTCCCTCTCAAAAGCTTGTTGAAGCTATTAAACAAGAACAGCTTCAGATGTTGCCAATATTCGCACCAGGAAGACTTTGGCAACTTAAAAACTAA
- the nuoH gene encoding NADH-quinone oxidoreductase subunit NuoH, with product MNSGIDLQGTFIESLQDLGLSPEAAKAIWMPLPMILMLIGATVGVLVATWLERKISAAAQQRIGPEYQGPFGLLVPVADGLKLIFKEDIVPAQSDPWLFTLGPIIVVIPVFLSFLIVPFGQNIVITNVSMGVFLWIALSSIQPIGLLMAGYASNNKYSLLGGLRAAAQSISYEIPLALSVLAIALMSNSLSTVDIVNQQSGYGILGWNIWRQPAGFLIFWIAALAECERLPFDLPEAEEELVAGYQTEYSGMKFGLFYLGSYVNLILSCLLVAILYLGGWDFPIPLNLIASWLGISEANPVLQIVTASLGIIMTVLKAYLLVFLAILLRWTVPRVRIDQLLDLGWKFLLPVALVNLLLTAALKLAFPVAFGG from the coding sequence ATGAATTCAGGAATTGACCTCCAAGGAACTTTTATTGAATCCCTCCAGGATTTAGGACTATCACCAGAGGCAGCCAAAGCCATTTGGATGCCCCTGCCGATGATACTGATGCTCATTGGGGCCACAGTGGGGGTACTAGTTGCCACTTGGCTAGAGCGGAAAATTTCCGCAGCCGCACAGCAGCGAATTGGTCCAGAATATCAGGGGCCATTTGGTTTGCTTGTGCCAGTAGCAGACGGTCTAAAGCTAATCTTTAAAGAAGACATAGTGCCCGCTCAGTCAGACCCCTGGCTGTTTACCCTCGGTCCAATTATTGTTGTAATTCCGGTGTTTCTGTCATTTTTGATTGTGCCCTTCGGACAGAATATCGTCATTACAAATGTCAGCATGGGTGTCTTCTTATGGATTGCCCTGTCTAGCATTCAGCCGATTGGCTTGTTGATGGCAGGCTACGCATCTAATAACAAATACTCGCTCTTAGGGGGCTTGCGGGCAGCAGCGCAGTCAATTAGCTATGAAATTCCCTTAGCACTGAGTGTACTGGCGATCGCCTTAATGTCCAATAGCCTGAGTACCGTTGACATTGTCAATCAACAATCCGGCTACGGCATCCTCGGTTGGAACATTTGGAGACAGCCAGCTGGATTCCTCATTTTTTGGATAGCAGCTCTAGCAGAATGCGAACGCTTGCCTTTTGACTTACCCGAAGCAGAAGAAGAACTAGTAGCAGGTTATCAGACTGAATACTCTGGGATGAAATTCGGTCTATTCTACCTAGGCTCTTACGTTAACTTAATACTTTCTTGTCTACTAGTAGCAATTTTGTACCTGGGCGGTTGGGATTTTCCCATTCCTCTCAACCTGATTGCTAGTTGGCTAGGCATCAGTGAAGCGAATCCCGTGCTGCAAATAGTCACCGCCTCCTTGGGTATCATCATGACGGTACTCAAAGCCTACTTACTAGTGTTCCTTGCCATCTTGTTGCGCTGGACAGTCCCACGGGTGCGGATTGACCAATTGTTAGATTTAGGATGGAAATTCTTACTCCCAGTTGCTTTGGTTAACCTCCTATTAACCGCAGCCCTGAAACTAGCTTTTCCCGTCGCCTTTGGCGGTTAA
- the era gene encoding GTPase Era, protein MTVELKVTSIDNHIFSFSGEVSVPQAPPEFKSGFIGIIGRPNVGKSTLMNQLVGQKIAITSPVAQTTRNRLRGILTTPEAQLIFVDTPGIHKPHHQLGEVLVKNAKIAIESVDVLLFVVDGTVACGTGDRFIAELLSRSQTPVILGLNKIDQQPPDSQPIDDSYAQLAESHQWQTVKFSAKTGTGLPELQELLTEHLEQGPYYYPPDLVTDQPERFIMGELIREQILLLTREEVPHSVAIAIDLVEETPSITRVLATINVERDSQKGILIGKGGSMLKAIGSTAREQIQKLIAGKVYLELFVKVQPKWRQSRISLAELGYRVEE, encoded by the coding sequence ATGACGGTGGAGCTAAAAGTGACTAGTATTGATAATCACATCTTCTCTTTTTCAGGAGAAGTATCAGTTCCTCAGGCTCCTCCTGAATTTAAATCGGGTTTTATCGGCATTATTGGTCGCCCTAATGTCGGTAAATCTACTTTGATGAACCAGTTAGTAGGACAAAAAATTGCCATTACCTCACCCGTAGCACAAACTACACGGAACCGCTTACGAGGTATATTAACGACACCAGAGGCGCAGCTAATTTTTGTAGATACACCGGGAATTCATAAACCCCATCATCAATTGGGGGAAGTCCTGGTGAAAAATGCCAAAATTGCCATTGAATCGGTGGATGTATTGCTGTTTGTGGTAGATGGAACAGTAGCGTGTGGTACAGGCGATCGCTTTATTGCTGAATTGCTGAGTCGCAGCCAAACACCAGTAATTTTGGGTTTAAACAAAATCGATCAACAGCCGCCAGATTCCCAGCCGATAGATGATAGCTATGCACAGTTGGCTGAGTCTCATCAATGGCAAACAGTGAAATTTTCTGCCAAGACTGGTACAGGATTACCAGAACTCCAAGAATTATTAACAGAACATTTAGAACAAGGGCCATATTACTATCCCCCAGATTTGGTGACAGACCAGCCAGAACGCTTTATTATGGGTGAATTGATTCGCGAACAGATTTTACTATTAACTCGTGAAGAAGTGCCTCATTCCGTAGCGATCGCCATTGATCTGGTAGAAGAAACCCCAAGCATTACCCGCGTCCTCGCCACCATCAACGTCGAACGCGATTCCCAAAAAGGAATTCTCATTGGTAAAGGCGGATCAATGCTTAAAGCAATTGGTAGCACCGCTCGCGAACAAATCCAAAAGTTAATCGCAGGCAAAGTCTATCTAGAACTGTTCGTCAAAGTCCAACCAAAATGGCGTCAATCTCGCATTAGCCTAGCAGAATTGGGATATCGTGTGGAAGAATAA
- a CDS encoding NADH-quinone oxidoreductase subunit J encodes MNLAEGVQVVSFGILSVMMIGAALGVVLFSNIVYSAFLLGGVFISIAGLYLLLNADFVAAAQVLVYVGAVNVLILFAIMLVNKRQSFAPFPSAWLRKVLTAIVSLGLFGLLSTMVLATPWAYSATPVVTESSIVLIGQHFFSDFLLPFELASILLLMAMVGAIILARREYLPDQETTPGLPPTLLTLQERPRTLASIGSTSNESGDSPTYRGGSRRE; translated from the coding sequence GTGAATCTAGCAGAAGGAGTACAGGTTGTTTCCTTTGGTATCTTGAGCGTGATGATGATTGGCGCAGCCCTAGGTGTAGTGCTGTTCTCCAATATCGTCTATTCTGCCTTTTTGCTGGGCGGCGTATTCATCAGCATAGCTGGCTTATACCTGTTACTAAATGCTGACTTCGTAGCAGCAGCACAAGTACTAGTTTATGTTGGGGCAGTCAATGTACTGATCTTGTTTGCCATTATGTTGGTCAACAAGCGGCAGAGTTTTGCACCGTTTCCCAGCGCTTGGCTGCGAAAAGTATTAACGGCTATAGTCAGTCTTGGATTATTTGGCCTTTTGAGTACGATGGTTTTGGCCACTCCTTGGGCATATTCCGCTACTCCCGTCGTTACTGAAAGTTCCATAGTTTTGATTGGTCAGCATTTCTTTAGTGACTTCTTACTACCTTTTGAACTGGCTTCCATTTTGTTGCTTATGGCAATGGTGGGAGCAATTATTTTGGCACGTCGCGAGTATTTGCCAGACCAAGAAACAACTCCTGGATTACCACCAACCCTTTTGACTTTGCAAGAGCGTCCTAGAACACTAGCATCGATAGGTAGCACTAGCAACGAATCAGGTGATTCTCCCACTTATCGCGGTGGCTCACGTCGCGAATAG